A single region of the Methylocystis echinoides genome encodes:
- a CDS encoding phosphopantetheine-binding protein has protein sequence MSVSQPETDGRIQSLLCPLIGNPDSIARHQDLRELGLTSMQMVNLMLSIEAEFDLTIPPSKLVPANFRTIESIESLVRELRH, from the coding sequence ATGAGCGTATCGCAACCTGAAACCGATGGCCGGATTCAGTCTCTTCTTTGTCCCTTGATTGGTAATCCCGACAGCATTGCCCGCCATCAGGACCTGCGCGAACTGGGCCTGACATCCATGCAGATGGTCAATCTGATGCTGTCGATCGAAGCCGAGTTCGATCTGACGATTCCGCCATCGAAGCTCGTCCCGGCAAACTTCCGCACGATCGAGAGTATTGAGTCTCTCGTACGGGAACTGAGGCATTGA